The Methylacidimicrobium sp. B4 genome contains a region encoding:
- a CDS encoding peroxiredoxin family protein: MDYTVHNMKTPTLRLQNGQKFPTIEVPAVGGGTLRLPDRLAGSFGVVLFYRGAWCPYCAAQLGGFQRASERLTQTGIQVAALSVDDEVSAQETVEKFRLRFPVGHSADADGIAALTGAYTNEESHYLQSTGFLLDPDGRVLNAVYSSGPIGRLVADDVIGMVSYLQSKA; this comes from the coding sequence ATGGACTATACAGTCCATAATATGAAAACGCCCACGCTCCGTTTGCAGAATGGCCAGAAGTTTCCGACGATCGAGGTCCCTGCGGTCGGGGGCGGCACGCTTCGCCTCCCCGACCGCCTTGCCGGATCCTTTGGCGTTGTCCTTTTCTACCGCGGCGCCTGGTGTCCCTACTGTGCCGCCCAGCTCGGAGGCTTCCAGCGCGCGAGCGAAAGGTTGACCCAAACCGGCATTCAGGTCGCGGCGCTTTCGGTCGACGACGAGGTGAGCGCGCAAGAAACCGTCGAAAAGTTTCGGCTACGCTTCCCCGTAGGGCATAGCGCCGATGCCGACGGGATTGCGGCGCTCACCGGCGCGTACACCAATGAGGAGTCGCACTACCTGCAATCGACGGGATTTTTGCTCGATCCCGACGGTCGGGTCCTCAATGCGGTCTATTCGAGCGGACCGATCGGCAGGCTGGTCGCCGACGATGTCATCGGAATGGTCTCCTATCTCCAATCCAAAGCGTGA
- the hisD gene encoding histidinol dehydrogenase: MTCYNESAMMSRYRILHCDREDPRLVRKQLRRRPLPSLELAERVRGILERVAAKGDKALVELTQELDRVTLAPSELRRKEVAEAPSAAVRKALAWSLSNVRRFARASRPRDWRMRNREGAWVGERFLPLDRVGVYVPGGTAPLISTALMTIPFAREAGVKEIVAVSPPPIHPVLSYALRTAGATEVYSVGGAQAVAALAYGTESIRPVDKIFGPGNAYVVEAKRQLFGLVAVDLLPGPSEVAVVADESARAEFVAADLLAQAEHGSSSRILLLTPSPKVLEAVLQEIEKAVPTLPRRSMVGSVLAEHALFVLTRNLEEALELVGEFAPEHLSLAVRHPRLAAKEVRHCGAIYLGDYSPVAAGDFLAGPSHTLPTGGSARAFDGLRMDHFFQRTSLIAYSRAALARVEPQIAQFAEIEGLAAHGQSASVRIRPRNVRK, from the coding sequence ATGACCTGCTACAATGAGTCGGCCATGATGAGCCGTTACCGGATTCTTCACTGCGACCGGGAAGACCCGCGCCTGGTCCGAAAGCAGCTTCGCCGACGCCCCCTTCCCAGCCTTGAGCTTGCCGAGAGGGTCCGCGGCATCCTGGAACGCGTTGCAGCCAAAGGGGACAAGGCGCTGGTCGAGCTCACCCAGGAGCTCGACCGGGTAACCCTCGCGCCTTCGGAATTGCGCCGCAAGGAGGTGGCCGAGGCTCCTTCCGCGGCGGTCCGCAAGGCTCTGGCTTGGTCGCTTTCCAACGTGCGCCGCTTCGCCCGGGCATCCCGTCCGCGGGACTGGCGGATGCGCAACCGGGAGGGCGCTTGGGTCGGGGAACGCTTTCTTCCCCTCGACCGGGTCGGCGTCTATGTCCCAGGCGGAACCGCTCCCTTGATCTCCACCGCCCTGATGACGATCCCCTTTGCGCGGGAAGCGGGCGTCAAGGAGATCGTAGCGGTAAGCCCTCCACCGATCCATCCCGTTCTCTCCTACGCTCTTCGTACCGCCGGAGCCACCGAAGTCTACTCGGTGGGAGGCGCCCAGGCCGTCGCCGCCTTGGCCTATGGCACCGAAAGCATTCGCCCGGTCGATAAGATTTTTGGACCCGGCAATGCTTACGTCGTGGAAGCCAAGCGGCAGCTCTTCGGGCTGGTCGCGGTCGACCTGCTCCCGGGCCCGAGCGAGGTTGCCGTCGTGGCCGATGAGAGCGCGCGAGCAGAGTTCGTAGCCGCCGACCTGCTGGCGCAAGCCGAGCATGGCTCCTCGAGCCGTATCCTGCTGCTGACCCCGAGCCCGAAGGTCTTGGAAGCGGTGCTCCAAGAGATCGAGAAGGCGGTTCCAACCCTGCCTCGCCGAAGCATGGTCGGATCGGTCTTGGCCGAGCATGCGCTCTTCGTCTTGACCCGGAACCTGGAAGAAGCCTTGGAGCTGGTGGGAGAGTTTGCGCCCGAGCATCTGAGCCTTGCCGTCCGCCATCCCCGGCTGGCCGCCAAAGAGGTGCGTCACTGTGGAGCGATCTACCTGGGCGACTATTCGCCCGTCGCCGCCGGTGACTTCTTGGCGGGCCCGAGCCACACCTTGCCTACGGGCGGATCGGCTCGCGCCTTCGACGGGCTCCGGATGGACCACTTCTTCCAGCGCACCAGCCTCATCGCATATTCGCGGGCGGCGCTCGCGCGCGTGGAGCCCCAGATCGCGCAATTCGCAGAGATCGAAGGGCTCGCGGCGCATGGCCAGTCAGCCTCCGTCCGCATTCGCCCGAGGAATGTGCGGAAATGA
- a CDS encoding protein arginine kinase encodes MKIQALLQSPCEWLHAGEQNSRIVLSSRIRLARNLSRFPFPGWARRTEREKVLALALPTAVGLSGMKEAVLSDSMDHFTPVEKQVLVEEHLISREHAGRNAGSGVVVNRARTISLMINEEDHFRIQAFKGGLQLKAAWRIADKADTELDEKLEFAFSPKLGYLTACPTNVGTGLRASAMMHLPGLVLSEQIGQIVKAVNRIGLAVRGLYGEGTEALGNLFQISNQMTLGESEEEILERMHKVIGQVVQHEENARQKLMEERPRLVVDQVSRAYGVLGNAYTISSKEALNLLSLLRLGTDMGLFPVRCRAVVDEECLINTQPAHLQLSHEKKLSTEERDALRADFLRARLRDVPPPETGQLSPPLHS; translated from the coding sequence TTGAAGATTCAGGCGCTCTTGCAGTCTCCCTGCGAATGGCTCCATGCCGGAGAGCAGAATAGCCGCATCGTTCTGTCGAGCCGGATCCGGCTTGCTCGGAATCTCAGCCGGTTTCCCTTCCCCGGCTGGGCCAGGAGAACCGAACGGGAGAAGGTGTTGGCGCTGGCCCTGCCCACGGCCGTGGGGTTGAGCGGCATGAAGGAAGCGGTTCTTTCCGACTCGATGGACCACTTCACCCCGGTGGAAAAGCAGGTCCTGGTGGAGGAGCACCTGATCAGCCGGGAGCATGCGGGCCGCAACGCCGGTAGCGGGGTCGTGGTCAACCGGGCTCGAACGATCAGCCTGATGATCAACGAGGAAGATCACTTTCGCATTCAGGCATTCAAGGGCGGCCTCCAGTTGAAGGCCGCCTGGAGGATTGCGGACAAAGCCGACACCGAGCTCGACGAGAAGCTCGAGTTCGCCTTCTCTCCCAAGCTCGGTTACCTGACCGCCTGTCCGACCAACGTGGGCACGGGCTTGCGGGCGTCGGCGATGATGCATCTTCCGGGACTGGTCCTGAGCGAGCAGATCGGCCAGATCGTCAAGGCGGTCAACCGGATCGGCCTCGCCGTGCGCGGTCTCTACGGGGAGGGGACCGAGGCGCTGGGGAATCTCTTCCAGATCTCGAACCAGATGACGCTCGGGGAAAGCGAAGAGGAGATTCTCGAGCGGATGCACAAGGTGATCGGCCAGGTGGTCCAGCACGAGGAGAATGCCCGGCAGAAGCTGATGGAAGAGCGCCCGAGGCTCGTTGTCGACCAGGTGAGCCGGGCCTACGGGGTCCTGGGCAATGCCTACACGATTTCTTCCAAGGAAGCCCTCAACCTTCTTTCGCTGCTGCGCTTGGGAACGGATATGGGGCTCTTCCCGGTTCGTTGCCGGGCGGTCGTGGACGAGGAGTGCCTGATCAACACGCAGCCCGCGCATTTGCAGCTCTCCCACGAAAAGAAGCTTTCCACGGAGGAGCGGGACGCTCTTCGGGCGGACTTTCTCCGGGCGCGTTTGCGGGATGTGCCCCCTCCGGAAACTGGACAACTCTCCCCGCCGTTGCATAGTTAA
- a CDS encoding TetR/AcrR family transcriptional regulator gives MPKETEPQRRLTARGAAMRGRLIEVAAALIYEKGASRTSLDDVLEKSGASKSQLYHYFADKDALILGVIRWQIERVLALQQPHLAQLDSLEALWRWRDAVLALATAAPGLRGCPLGSLANELAGRFENARSLLAGGFDRWREALEAGLGAMRARGELAGSANPRELALAILAALQGGLLLAKTAQTIEPLEAALEMALEHVARHATRKSARKGGAAAARSSPEPRRP, from the coding sequence ATGCCGAAGGAGACGGAGCCCCAAAGACGCCTCACCGCCCGCGGCGCTGCGATGCGCGGTCGCTTGATCGAGGTGGCGGCCGCGCTGATCTACGAAAAGGGAGCCAGCCGGACGAGCCTCGACGACGTCCTTGAGAAGAGCGGAGCAAGCAAGTCGCAGCTCTACCACTACTTCGCCGACAAGGACGCGCTCATCCTCGGCGTCATCCGTTGGCAGATCGAGCGGGTGCTTGCGCTGCAGCAGCCCCACTTGGCGCAGCTCGACTCCCTTGAGGCGCTCTGGCGATGGCGGGATGCCGTTCTTGCCCTCGCAACAGCCGCACCCGGGTTGCGGGGTTGTCCGCTCGGCTCGCTTGCCAATGAATTGGCCGGCCGGTTCGAGAATGCCCGATCGCTCTTGGCCGGCGGCTTCGACCGTTGGCGAGAGGCGCTCGAAGCGGGTCTGGGGGCGATGCGGGCCCGCGGGGAGCTCGCAGGCTCAGCGAACCCCCGCGAGTTGGCGCTGGCCATCCTTGCGGCGCTACAGGGCGGCCTGCTTCTCGCCAAGACGGCCCAGACGATTGAGCCACTCGAAGCCGCGCTCGAGATGGCCCTGGAGCATGTCGCCCGTCACGCGACCAGGAAATCCGCTCGCAAAGGCGGAGCTGCGGCTGCGCGATCGAGCCCAGAACCCAGGAGACCTTGA
- a CDS encoding ATP-dependent Clp protease ATP-binding subunit, whose product MTNFTPRAQQVLTLARKEAERFNHNYVGTEHLLLGLIKLAQGVAVNVLQKLGVDLETVRAELEKQMTTEVEGKPTTPIPYTPRVKKVLALAQKEAKGLNHSYVGTEHILLGLLREGEGVAARVLKNLEIDLERVRNEILKELDPNFSASEGAEEEGSEPAFAGGAEAGTKKEVKTPALKAFGRDLTDLARRRELDPVIGRKNEIERVMQILCRRTKNNPVLIGEAGVGKTAIVEGLAQEIAADNVPEMLREKRVITLDLALMVAGTKYRGQFEERIKAVMEEIRRSKNVILFIDELHTIVGAGSAEGAMDASNIIKPALSRGELQCVGATTLAEYRKYIEKDAALERRFQTVLVEAPSREEAVQILHGLKPKYEAHHKAHFTDAAIEAAVHLSERYLTGRFLPDKAIDVMDEAGARARISATMRPPNVKELEAELAEVRSRKDECIKLQDFEKAAALRDKERESKERLERVLAEWRQNRDEKEVVITEDDMMQVVAKSTGIPITRITERDQDRFLRIGEDLKGRVIGQDEAIDALARALQRSRADLKDPKRPIGSFIFLGPTGVGKTMLAKTLAEQVFGSAEALIQLDMSEYMEKFNVSRLVGAPPGYVGYEEGGQLSEKVRRRPYSVVLFDEIEKAHPDVWNVLLQILEDGILTDSLGRKIDFRNTIIIMTSNVGADVGVKQGVLGFTAKRDEAGYGQMKERMIDSAKRTFKPEFLNRVDELVVFRPLNREDMVKIVSLEVEKVTSRLKSRKLVLELTPAATDFLIEKGYDPTYGARPLRRAVEKHVEHPLAEEILRGRFDGAKSIVVDVREGVLTFTPGGAESEPSEPSPATTA is encoded by the coding sequence ATGACCAATTTTACTCCGCGAGCACAACAAGTGTTGACTTTGGCCCGGAAGGAAGCGGAGCGCTTCAACCACAACTACGTGGGAACCGAGCACCTCCTGCTCGGGCTCATCAAGCTGGCCCAAGGGGTCGCCGTCAACGTCCTGCAGAAGCTTGGCGTCGACCTGGAGACGGTGCGAGCCGAGCTGGAGAAGCAGATGACCACGGAGGTCGAGGGCAAGCCCACGACCCCGATTCCCTATACGCCGCGGGTGAAGAAGGTGCTCGCGCTCGCGCAGAAGGAGGCCAAGGGGCTCAACCATAGCTACGTCGGGACCGAGCACATTCTCCTTGGCCTCTTGCGCGAGGGAGAAGGAGTCGCCGCCCGGGTGCTCAAGAACCTCGAGATCGATCTGGAGCGGGTTCGCAACGAGATCCTCAAGGAGCTCGATCCCAATTTCTCCGCTTCCGAAGGGGCGGAAGAGGAAGGGTCGGAGCCCGCATTTGCCGGCGGAGCCGAGGCCGGGACGAAGAAGGAGGTCAAGACTCCCGCACTCAAAGCCTTCGGTCGCGATCTGACCGACCTCGCCCGGCGCCGGGAGCTCGATCCGGTCATCGGCCGAAAGAACGAGATCGAGCGGGTGATGCAGATCCTCTGTCGGAGGACCAAGAACAATCCGGTGCTGATTGGGGAGGCGGGGGTGGGCAAGACGGCGATCGTCGAAGGGCTGGCGCAGGAGATCGCGGCCGATAACGTCCCCGAGATGCTGCGGGAGAAGCGGGTCATTACCCTGGATCTGGCTCTGATGGTGGCCGGGACGAAATACCGGGGGCAGTTCGAGGAACGGATCAAGGCCGTGATGGAGGAGATCCGCCGGAGCAAGAATGTGATTCTCTTCATCGACGAGCTCCACACCATCGTGGGTGCTGGCTCGGCGGAAGGGGCGATGGATGCCTCGAACATCATCAAGCCCGCCCTTTCCCGCGGCGAGCTCCAGTGCGTCGGAGCCACGACCCTGGCGGAGTATCGGAAGTACATCGAGAAGGATGCCGCCCTCGAGCGGCGATTCCAGACCGTCCTGGTCGAAGCTCCCTCCCGGGAGGAGGCGGTGCAGATCCTTCATGGGCTCAAGCCCAAGTACGAAGCGCACCATAAGGCCCACTTCACCGATGCCGCAATCGAGGCGGCCGTCCATCTCTCCGAACGCTACTTGACCGGACGCTTCCTGCCCGACAAGGCGATCGACGTGATGGACGAGGCGGGAGCGCGTGCCCGGATTTCCGCCACGATGCGGCCGCCCAACGTCAAGGAGCTCGAAGCGGAGCTGGCCGAGGTTCGGAGCCGGAAGGACGAATGCATCAAGCTGCAGGATTTCGAGAAGGCGGCTGCACTTCGGGACAAGGAGCGCGAGAGCAAGGAGCGACTCGAGCGGGTGCTCGCCGAATGGAGGCAGAATCGCGACGAGAAGGAGGTCGTCATCACCGAGGACGACATGATGCAGGTCGTGGCGAAATCGACCGGGATCCCGATTACCCGTATCACCGAGCGGGACCAGGACCGATTCCTTCGCATCGGGGAGGATCTCAAAGGCCGAGTGATCGGCCAGGACGAGGCGATCGATGCCCTGGCTCGCGCCCTGCAACGATCTCGCGCCGATCTCAAGGACCCGAAGCGCCCGATTGGCTCCTTCATCTTCCTGGGACCCACAGGCGTCGGAAAGACCATGCTCGCCAAGACATTGGCCGAACAGGTCTTCGGGAGCGCCGAGGCGCTGATTCAGCTCGACATGAGCGAATACATGGAGAAGTTCAATGTCTCCCGGCTCGTCGGGGCTCCTCCCGGTTATGTGGGTTACGAGGAAGGCGGCCAGCTCTCCGAAAAGGTGCGACGCCGACCCTACAGCGTCGTCCTCTTCGATGAGATCGAGAAGGCGCATCCGGATGTCTGGAATGTCCTCCTCCAGATTTTGGAGGACGGCATCTTGACGGACAGCCTTGGCCGGAAGATCGACTTTCGCAATACGATCATCATCATGACCTCGAATGTCGGGGCCGACGTCGGCGTCAAGCAGGGGGTTCTTGGATTCACCGCCAAGCGCGACGAGGCGGGATATGGCCAGATGAAGGAGAGGATGATCGATTCGGCCAAGCGGACCTTCAAGCCCGAGTTCCTCAACCGCGTCGACGAGCTCGTGGTCTTCCGACCCCTCAACCGGGAAGACATGGTCAAGATCGTCTCTCTGGAGGTGGAAAAGGTGACCTCCCGCTTGAAAAGCCGCAAGCTGGTGTTGGAGCTGACCCCGGCAGCAACCGACTTCCTGATCGAGAAGGGTTACGATCCCACCTACGGGGCTCGGCCCTTGCGGCGCGCAGTCGAGAAGCATGTCGAGCACCCTCTGGCGGAGGAGATCCTCCGGGGACGCTTCGACGGCGCCAAGTCGATCGTGGTCGATGTTCGCGAAGGCGTCCTGACCTTCACGCCTGGAGGTGCGGAGAGCGAGCCGAGCGAGCCTTCTCCCGCTACGACGGCGTGA
- the cas2 gene encoding CRISPR-associated endonuclease Cas2, protein MDEHVWIVAYDISNRKRWRCVFKALHGYGEWLQLSVFQCRLTRRRRAELETRLRELIKNGEDHVLLIDVGPADRIKLAIESIGKTFSKMERRAIVI, encoded by the coding sequence ATGGACGAACACGTGTGGATCGTGGCCTACGACATTTCCAACCGCAAGCGTTGGCGATGCGTCTTCAAGGCCCTGCATGGGTATGGGGAGTGGCTGCAGCTTTCCGTTTTCCAGTGTCGGCTTACGCGACGGCGTCGCGCGGAGCTCGAGACGCGCCTACGGGAGCTCATCAAGAATGGCGAGGATCATGTGCTCCTGATCGACGTCGGACCCGCAGATAGAATCAAGCTGGCGATAGAGAGCATCGGAAAGACATTCTCAAAAATGGAACGTCGAGCTATTGTCATTTAG
- the csb2 gene encoding type I-U CRISPR-associated protein Csb2, whose product MRLILRQSFPLGRFHATFWKTNAFDKEVSGEWPPSPWRLIRAVVARWHQWRRETTDAAPEGELNRLVRALCKSEYRFYLPEQARQSFSLRQYHPVQPDRPPLGIRSYVTSLIQDNAWCVSPDKELLWFIEGDDWTDDLARVLDQCLQRIVYFGRAESLTSLSRIDHTSKSPNVNLLKERTSKNQVPVLAPDSEATPDEPRADIERVTEEEVAARNVPQGARLFYTERPQRPSACEPRCTPKRSHRQLIQFALGWAVRPEARATVRLTDRFRAAVLRNLIRSRTNNTAKKWSETPVEIREAIAEMTGKDSRGEPLRGPRRHAEFLLWWEGGVPTRLLVWRGSRPFDEEEENAILEAAAQELSWAAIGPEADLWKIKLVPLDTAVPPPPGFDGAPRSIWETLTPYVPPRHNLRRGKVRESETIGNQIRRELAARGYLSDTELLSVEEIAPPTWVAVHLPRRHAGQRSFHGGRRGYWLRIAFKNPLVGPIRLGHSSSFGLGLFSPSAT is encoded by the coding sequence ATGCGGTTAATCCTGCGCCAGTCGTTTCCTTTAGGGCGTTTCCACGCGACGTTTTGGAAGACGAATGCCTTTGACAAAGAGGTCTCTGGCGAATGGCCTCCGAGTCCTTGGCGTTTGATCCGCGCTGTTGTCGCGCGCTGGCATCAATGGCGCCGCGAGACAACCGACGCTGCGCCCGAGGGTGAACTGAACAGACTCGTCCGGGCCTTGTGCAAGAGTGAATACCGTTTTTATCTGCCGGAGCAGGCTCGTCAGTCCTTCAGTCTTCGCCAATACCATCCAGTTCAGCCTGATCGCCCCCCCCTCGGGATCAGGTCTTACGTGACCAGCCTTATCCAGGACAATGCTTGGTGCGTTTCACCCGACAAAGAGTTGCTCTGGTTCATTGAAGGAGATGACTGGACCGATGATCTTGCGCGCGTTCTCGATCAATGCCTGCAACGGATCGTCTATTTCGGGCGCGCTGAGTCACTGACAAGCTTAAGCCGCATCGATCACACATCTAAGTCGCCAAACGTGAACCTATTGAAAGAAAGGACATCCAAAAACCAGGTGCCGGTGCTCGCCCCAGACTCGGAGGCAACTCCGGATGAACCTCGAGCCGACATCGAGCGAGTTACTGAAGAGGAAGTCGCCGCGCGCAACGTCCCGCAAGGCGCGCGCCTATTCTATACGGAAAGACCGCAGCGACCTTCCGCTTGCGAGCCCCGCTGTACGCCCAAGCGCTCCCACAGGCAGCTCATTCAGTTTGCGCTCGGCTGGGCGGTACGGCCGGAAGCGCGCGCAACTGTTCGGTTGACGGATCGATTTCGTGCTGCCGTGCTCCGCAACCTTATCCGCTCACGAACAAACAATACTGCTAAGAAATGGAGCGAAACGCCCGTGGAGATTCGCGAAGCGATCGCGGAGATGACCGGCAAGGACTCGCGAGGCGAACCCCTGCGGGGGCCAAGACGGCATGCTGAGTTTCTCCTTTGGTGGGAAGGTGGTGTCCCGACACGCCTTCTTGTCTGGAGAGGCTCCAGGCCCTTCGATGAAGAGGAGGAGAATGCGATCCTTGAGGCTGCTGCACAAGAACTGTCGTGGGCGGCCATCGGACCGGAAGCGGATTTGTGGAAGATCAAGCTTGTTCCACTCGACACCGCAGTGCCACCACCGCCGGGATTTGACGGAGCGCCAAGGTCGATTTGGGAAACCCTCACGCCTTATGTTCCACCTCGCCACAATTTGCGCCGAGGAAAGGTCCGGGAATCGGAGACGATAGGAAATCAAATTCGTCGTGAGCTTGCCGCTCGTGGCTACTTGTCAGACACCGAGCTTCTATCTGTTGAGGAAATCGCGCCTCCGACATGGGTGGCCGTACATCTGCCACGGCGGCACGCCGGTCAACGGTCATTTCATGGCGGCCGCCGCGGCTACTGGCTCCGGATCGCGTTCAAAAATCCACTGGTTGGGCCGATTCGGTTGGGACATTCGAGCAGCTTTGGACTTGGACTGTTTTCGCCAAGTGCCACGTGA